The following is a genomic window from Desulfosoma caldarium.
CCAAAGCGGTGTCAAACATGGCCGCTTCCACATCGTGGACCGCCAAAGCGTTGCCTGCCAGCAGGGCGTGCACGTAACCTCGGTCGATCAGAGCACAAAAGGCGTCGCGAGCGTCCCGGTCAAAAACCAGTGCCGGTCCCAAGACCCACACGATTCGGCCATGATCCCGTTCATAGCTCAAAAGATCGTAGAATTCGTCATAGTCGATGGAAAAAGACGTCTCACGCGTCAGCCGCGTACGAAAACTGAACTTGTCCCCTCGACCCTCCTCATCACAAAAGGCCTCCGCATGCACATAGATGCCATCCTCGCCGTTTTCTCCTCGGCCCAACGCCACCCGATCCCCCACCTGCAGCCGCCGGAATTCCACGGCTTCCAGTTGCCCTTCAGGCCGCTGCACCACGACACAGTCCATGCGCGATTCCCGAAGCAGTTCCCAGCGCCCGGGAGCCACATGGAAATATTCAGGAAAGATGGATGTGGCATGATAGCCTTCGGGAGCCACCCCGGCACGTTCTACGACGGCAAATCGCACCAAAGGCGCATCCCTCAGTGGAGGCGAAGAAAAATCCGGGGGCGTGTACGTCGGAAACCAAAACATGGGCACCTCCTGCACTGCGCGAAATACAAAGGTTCAGATCCACGGCTTGATGTTGTCTAGCACGGGCGTCGGGAAACCTCAACGGCACGCCCCCCACTCTCCGGGCGACATTCCCGCCGCTTCTAGAAACAAGCCTGTGGATGGATGGGATGATTTTTCCAATCCGGGTTCTCCCCAAACCCCTCGCAATTCAAAAAAACCCGGCCCTTTGGGGCCAAAAGCCTACGGGACCCGCAGCAGCACACCTCTTGGCGATTCGGCACCCCCTTTCCGCCATCCTCAAGAATCGAAACCTCAAGGGCCGAAAGCTGCAATAGGCTTTTTTAATGGCCCGATTGACAAAACGGCGCTTCCTCTATAGATTCCGCGCATTCTATGTATTGAAGACATGAATGGCTTGCGGAGCCTTGATCATGGACATTCGCCGATTGGAAGTTTTCTGCCGTGTCGTGGAACTGGGCAGCTTCACCAAAGCCGCCGAGGCCGTGCTTTTGTCACAGCCGACCATTAGCGAACACATCAAGACCCTAGAAGAGATGGTGGGAGAACGGCTTGTGGACCGGCTAGGCCGGGAAGTCGCCCCTACCCCGGCGGGAAAAATTCTTTATCGCTACGCCAAGAAGATCATTCAGATCAAGGAAGAGGCCGTGCAAGCCATGGCAGCGTACCGAGGGGATCTGGCCGGGACGGTGCACGTGGGCGCCAGCACGATTCCGGGCAACTATATCCTTCCCCGGCTCATCGGATCGTTCAAACAACACCACCCGGCGGTCCAGATCAGCGTCTTCATTGGAGCCACCAAAGAGGTGGCCGAAGCCGTCGCCGACGGAAAACAGGAATTGGGCCTGGTGGGATCTCAGTGGAAAGATCGGCGTTTGAGTTTCGAGCGCATCTTCGCCGACGAACTGGTCTTGGCCGTGCCCCGAAACCATCCTTGGGCTTCGTTGCCATCGATCCCTGTGGAGCGGCTGGCCGAGGAACCCTTCATAGCACGGCACCGAGGTTCTGGAACGCGCATGGTCACTTATGAAATTCTGGAAAAGGCGGGGTTCGACACGAGCCGGCTCCGCGTCGTCGCCGAAATGAGCACCACCGAAGCCGTGCGCCAAAGCATCAAGGCAGGAATCGGCATCTCCATCCTTTCCCGCCAGGCCGTGGCCGAAGATGCAGCCCACGGCAGCGTCCGTCTCGTGGCCATCGATGGCGTCACCTTTCACCGGGCCTTTTACCTGGTCAAGCGCCGAGGTCGAGAACCGTCGCCGGTCAGCGAAGCGTTGGAACGGCACCTTAAGGCGCACAATGACCATCCTTTTCCAGAAAAGTTCTAAGGAACCTGGTCGAAAAAGGTTCTTCTTGGCCCTTAGAAATTTCTGCTCAGAAAGCGCCGTCCAAAGGTTCCCGACGGCCGCGATGCCCCGAGCCATGCCTTTTCTCGATACGCCATCAAGAATCTCGTAAGCACGGTTTCTTCATAGACCCATTTCAAAGATTATCTCGAGAAAATAACCCAAAACAGTGTTCTCAGACGCATTGAATTTCTCTATCTACTTTTCATGAAGTATGTGCCTTTCCTATTTGTTTTTCCCTTTTCATTTTTCCTATTTTTGCCGCGAAAAGGTATCGGAAATCACCGTGAGGGGCTCCAGATTTCTTAAACACACTGCGAAGGTGGCAAAAGGAGAAAGCATCGATGGCTGTGAAAAATGTTTTTGCGTCGCGATGGGGTGTGGTTCTCGTGGGAGCAGTGATCGGAATTTTGGCGCCGGTGCTTCAAAAGTTAGGGAATCCAGGCAACATGGGCATTTGTGTGGCCTGCATGGAACGGGATATGGCCGGAGCGTTGGGGCTGCATCGTGCTCAAGTGGTTCAGTACCTGAGGCCCGAAATCATCGGCTTTGTTCTGGGATCCCTGGTGGCCGCTTACCTTTTCAAAGAATTTCGGCCTCGAGCGGGTTCGGCGCCCATTGTGCGCTTCGTGCTCGGGGTTTTTGCCATGATTGGCGCCCTGGTCTTTTTGGGATGCCCGTGGCGAGCCATGCTGCGCCTTGCCGGTGGGGACGGCAATGCCATTCTAGGCCTTGCGGGTCTGGCCTTTGGTGTCTGGATTGGCACCCTCTTTTTGAAATCCGGCTACACACTCGGGCGCACTCAATCGACCTCCGCCACTGTGGGCTGGATTCTTCCCCTAATCATGCTGGGTTTTTTGGTTTTGCTTGTCCTTTTTCCTCAGGTGCCCGGAGAACCCAAAAGTGGCGTGCTTTTCTACAGTGTCAAAGGGCCGGGCGCTATGCACGCTCCTGTGGCCGTCTCTCTCGGCATTGGCCTTTTGGTGGGCTTTTTGGCCCAAAGAAGCCGGTTCTGCACCATGGGCGCCCTGCGGGATCTCATCTTGTTTCGATCC
Proteins encoded in this region:
- a CDS encoding putative NPN-dependent ornithine cyclodeaminase, which codes for MFWFPTYTPPDFSSPPLRDAPLVRFAVVERAGVAPEGYHATSIFPEYFHVAPGRWELLRESRMDCVVVQRPEGQLEAVEFRRLQVGDRVALGRGENGEDGIYVHAEAFCDEEGRGDKFSFRTRLTRETSFSIDYDEFYDLLSYERDHGRIVWVLGPALVFDRDARDAFCALIDRGYVHALLAGNALAVHDVEAAMFDTALGQEIYAKRLVPLGHYHHLDAINRVRAVGSLEAAMRQGLVTNGVMHAAWKRGISVILAGSIRDDGPLPEVVADVYAAQDRMRAVVRRATTIVALATQLHAIATGNMAPSYRVLEDGTVRPVFFYTVDMSEFAVQKLANRGSLTARSLLTNVQDFVVTVERGLRRREERATSPK
- a CDS encoding selenium metabolism-associated LysR family transcriptional regulator, coding for MDIRRLEVFCRVVELGSFTKAAEAVLLSQPTISEHIKTLEEMVGERLVDRLGREVAPTPAGKILYRYAKKIIQIKEEAVQAMAAYRGDLAGTVHVGASTIPGNYILPRLIGSFKQHHPAVQISVFIGATKEVAEAVADGKQELGLVGSQWKDRRLSFERIFADELVLAVPRNHPWASLPSIPVERLAEEPFIARHRGSGTRMVTYEILEKAGFDTSRLRVVAEMSTTEAVRQSIKAGIGISILSRQAVAEDAAHGSVRLVAIDGVTFHRAFYLVKRRGREPSPVSEALERHLKAHNDHPFPEKF
- the yedE gene encoding YedE family putative selenium transporter, translated to MRRWQKEKASMAVKNVFASRWGVVLVGAVIGILAPVLQKLGNPGNMGICVACMERDMAGALGLHRAQVVQYLRPEIIGFVLGSLVAAYLFKEFRPRAGSAPIVRFVLGVFAMIGALVFLGCPWRAMLRLAGGDGNAILGLAGLAFGVWIGTLFLKSGYTLGRTQSTSATVGWILPLIMLGFLVLLVLFPQVPGEPKSGVLFYSVKGPGAMHAPVAVSLGIGLLVGFLAQRSRFCTMGALRDLILFRSTHLFGGFVSLILFAFLTNLLLGQFKAGFVGQPVAHTQHFWNFAGMALAGLAFALAGGCPGRQLFLAGEGDGDAAVFVIGMLVGAAFSHNFGLASSPQGIGPHGMAAVIVGFAVCLWIGLTLRKKTV